The following are encoded in a window of Carya illinoinensis cultivar Pawnee chromosome 15, C.illinoinensisPawnee_v1, whole genome shotgun sequence genomic DNA:
- the LOC122295497 gene encoding uncharacterized protein LOC122295497, whose protein sequence is MSALRSGFLCSGIPVGTSRRSPVSFRNPSRVLITSKRDIRSCFLGNGRSFQFLSIGLGDLIASTTKLGDMAVDSSSQPGPMVPSDPSPDSWKIWIVGMAATVILPFLGIKFGPFMQFKKQIDSAMQIAEDVAEAAENVAEQVEKVAEDIADDIPAGGKLKDAVTFIENLAKETAEDAHRVDELIDKVQEVEEKVDSFIEPDTDKAKAMPKEANGPKQN, encoded by the exons ATGTCGGCTTTAAGATCAGGTTTTCTTTGTTCTGGTATTCCCGTTGGAACTTCTCGCAGATCCCCTGTTTCATTTCGTAATCCTAGTCGTGTTCTGATTACTTCAAAGCGCGATATCAGAAGCTGTTTTCTTGGAAACGGCCGGAGTTTTCAGTTTCTCAGCATCGGCCTGGGGGATCTAATTGCTAGCACTACAAAGCTGGG GGACATGGCTGTTGATAGCAGTTCACAACCAGGACCCATGGTTCCTTCTGATCCTTCTCCTGATTCATG GAAAATCTGGATCGTTGGGATGGCTGCGACTGTGATTCTTCCATTTCTGGGGATCAAATTTGGACCGTTCATGCAATTTAAAA AGCAAATTGACTCGGCGATGCAGATAGCAGAAGATGTGGCAGAAGCCGCAGAAAATGTGGCTGAGCAAGTGGAGAAAGTTGCAGAAGACATTGCCGATGACATCCCGGCCGGCGGCAAACTTAAAGATGCTGTAACTTTTATTGAAAACTTAGCCAAGGAAACAGCCGAGGACGCCCATCGTGTAGATGAACTAATCGACAAG GTTCAGGAAGTGGAAGAGAAGGTGGACTCATTCATTGAACCAGACACTGATAAAGCGAAAGCGATGCCTAAAGAAGCAAATGGTCCAAAGCAAAACTAG